The following proteins are encoded in a genomic region of Phragmites australis chromosome 9, lpPhrAust1.1, whole genome shotgun sequence:
- the LOC133928545 gene encoding serine/threonine protein phosphatase 2A 57 kDa regulatory subunit B' kappa isoform-like, whose translation MWKQFLGKISRKSPKSGCGGGSPPAKSPPSLGDNGAEAELHVSPPLPVSPVSAAPGSETREDVFLRKLNVCCVVFDFSAERVRDSPEMERKRQVLVSLVDCVSAAEEPFTEAMVSACVRMFAINLFRVFPPKVRSSASDEDEPFFDPSWYHLQVVYELLLRFVMSRVIDVKVARKYMDNSFISRLLDLFDSDDPRERECLKTVLHRIYGKFMGNRPFIRKAVSNIFYRFVFETDRHNGIAELLEVFGSVISGFAKPLKEEHKLFLWKALIPLHKPKTVGVYLPQLTYCITQFIEKESKLTGTVIRGLLKYWPVTNSQKEMMFLGELEEVLELTEMADFQKCVVPLFRRIAHCLNSSHFQVAERALFLWNNEHLFDLISQNRQVILPIIYPALERNARWHWNQSVLNVTMNVRKMFFDMDERLLLTCQSNFQEEEEKRAASEERRRLVWEHLERNAVFHPVTRDISFAVPPTSAPLVSPTMT comes from the exons ATGTGGAAGCAGTTTCTTGGTAAGATCTCGCGGAAGTCGCCCAAATCCGGCTGCGGCGGgggctcgccgccggcgaagtCCCCGCCGTCGCTTGGCGACAATGGGGCGGAGGCGGAGCTGCACGTTTCGCCTCCGCTGCCGGTGTCGCCTGTCTCCGCGGCGCCTGGGTCGGAGACCAGGGAGGACGTGTTCCTCCGGAAGCTCAACGTCTGCTGTGTGGTGTTCGACTTCTCCGCCGAGCGGGTGAGGGACTCGCCTGAGATGGAGAGGAAGCGGCAGGTGCTCGTGTCCCTCGTCGACTGTGTCTCTGCAGCCGAGGAGCCCTTCACGGAGGCGATGGTCTCGGCCTGCGTCCGCATGTTCGCCATCAACCTCTTCAGGGTCTTTCCGCCCAAGGTCCGGTCTTCGGCCTCCGACGAGGACGAGCCGTTCTTTGACCCGTCGTGGTACCACCTGCAGGTCGTGTATGAGCTGCTCCTCCGGTTTGTGATGTCGCGGGTCATAGATGTCAAGGTTGCTAGGAAGTACATGGACAATTCGTTCATCTCCAGGCTGCTCGACTTGTTTGATTCCGATGATCCTAGGGAGAGGGAATGCTTGAAGACAGTCTTGCATCGGATATATGGCAAATTCATGGGCAATCGGCCATTCATCCGTAAGGCAGTGAGCAACATCTTCTATAGGTTTGTGTTCGAAACGGATCGTCACAATGGGATTGCTGAGCTATTGGAGGTGTTCGGGAGCGTGATCAGTGGTTTTGCAAAGCCGTTGAAGGAGGAGCATAAGTTGTTTCTATGGAAGGCACTGATTCCTCTTCATAAACCGAAGACAGTGGGAGTGTATTTGCCACAGTTGACATACTGCATTACACAGTTTATCGAGAAAGAATCGAAGCTCACAGGCACTGTTATCAGAGGCCTCCTGAAGTACTGGCCGGTGACGAACAGTCAGAAGGAGATGATGTTCTTGGGAGAGTTGGAGGAGGTGTTGGAGTTGACAGAAATGGCTGATTTCCAAAAGTGTGTGGTTCCGTTGTTTCGCAGGATTGCACACTGCCTGAATAGCTCTCATTTTCAG GTTGCTGAAAGGGCCTTATTCCTGTGGAATAACGAACATTTGTTTGATCTAATCTCCCAAAACCGCCAAGTTATCCTCCCAATCATATATCCAGCTCTGGAAAGGAACGCCCGTTGGCACTGGAACCAGTCAGTTCTAAATGTTACAATGAATGTCAGGAAAATGTTCTTCGACATGGATGAGAGACTCTTGCTGACTTGTCAGAGCAATTtccaagaggaggaagagaagcgAGCCGCATCTGAGGAGCGAAGGAGGCTTGTATGGGAACACCTTGAGAGGAATGCAGTATTTCATCCAGTAACAAGAGACATCAGCTTTGCAGTCCCTCCTACATCTGCTCCTCTTGTGTCTCCCACCATGACATGA